A region of Chitinophaga horti DNA encodes the following proteins:
- a CDS encoding glycoside hydrolase family 127 protein, with protein MHRFLLILLFPCAVQAQAPKDVLAPVYRQHLEGYPAERLNAAYEHRILAQDVDKLIAPFNDRHEDRCWQSEFWGKWFTSAVLAYRYRPEPKLKALLDKAVAGLLASQSADGYIGNYAPDKHLQQWDVWGRKYCMLGLLSWYDLTGNKAALHAAGRAADHLVKELQERNMLLVKAGNHRGMAATSVLEPIVLLYQRTKQQKYLDFAETIVQQWEQPEGPQLIGKSTVNVAQRWPQPGPGKWFGWDQGQKAYEMMSCYEGLLELYRITGNARYRQAVALTWENIRQTEINIAGSGSAMECWFGGAARQTLPMKHYQETCVTATWIKLSQQLLRLTGDAKYADAIEISFYNALLGAMSADGSDWAKYTPLAGLRMEGSEQCHMGINCCVASGPRGLFTLPSTAVMTEGSGARINFYLPGSYEVNNTTITQQTTYPADSTITITVKPRKATRFPIKLRIPAWSSQSTLTVNGEPVQAIKAGEYVSIDRTWQPGDQLKLTLDMRGRLHRQNHHIAITRGPIVLTRDARLGGPDNSMPVTPVVNKQGYVDLTPVRGATWLQLKAPFIMESYKEGGSGTTTLTLCDYASAGNTQSEASRFRVWLPVLVDPAKAE; from the coding sequence ATGCATCGCTTCCTCCTGATCCTATTATTCCCGTGCGCTGTACAAGCGCAGGCACCGAAGGACGTACTGGCCCCGGTTTACAGGCAACACCTTGAAGGTTACCCTGCCGAACGGCTGAACGCTGCCTACGAGCATCGCATCCTCGCCCAGGACGTTGACAAACTGATTGCGCCATTTAACGACCGGCACGAAGACCGTTGCTGGCAGAGCGAGTTTTGGGGTAAATGGTTTACGTCCGCCGTGCTGGCCTATCGCTATCGCCCGGAACCGAAGCTGAAAGCCCTGCTGGATAAAGCCGTAGCAGGCTTACTGGCAAGCCAGTCCGCGGACGGCTACATCGGCAACTATGCCCCCGACAAACACCTGCAGCAGTGGGATGTTTGGGGACGCAAGTACTGTATGCTCGGGCTCCTCTCCTGGTACGACCTCACCGGCAATAAGGCCGCCCTGCATGCTGCCGGTCGCGCCGCGGACCACCTGGTGAAGGAGCTGCAGGAGCGGAACATGTTGCTCGTAAAAGCAGGCAACCATCGTGGTATGGCCGCTACGTCCGTATTAGAACCCATCGTCTTATTATATCAACGCACCAAACAACAAAAGTACCTGGATTTCGCCGAGACGATCGTACAACAATGGGAACAACCCGAAGGCCCACAGCTGATCGGCAAAAGCACTGTGAACGTAGCGCAACGCTGGCCGCAGCCGGGGCCTGGTAAATGGTTTGGGTGGGACCAGGGACAAAAGGCGTACGAGATGATGTCATGTTACGAAGGATTGCTGGAGCTGTACCGTATTACCGGCAACGCACGATACCGCCAGGCCGTAGCACTAACCTGGGAAAACATCCGACAGACGGAAATTAACATTGCCGGCTCGGGATCGGCGATGGAGTGCTGGTTTGGTGGCGCGGCGCGGCAAACGCTGCCCATGAAACATTACCAGGAAACTTGTGTAACAGCCACCTGGATCAAACTAAGCCAACAACTGTTACGCCTCACCGGCGACGCCAAATACGCGGATGCTATCGAGATCAGTTTCTATAATGCATTATTAGGCGCTATGTCCGCCGACGGCAGCGACTGGGCTAAGTATACACCCTTAGCCGGCTTACGAATGGAAGGCAGTGAGCAATGCCACATGGGTATCAATTGCTGTGTGGCCAGTGGTCCGCGCGGATTGTTTACCCTGCCCTCCACCGCGGTCATGACGGAAGGCAGCGGTGCGCGCATCAACTTTTACCTGCCGGGCAGCTATGAAGTAAACAACACCACTATCACACAACAAACGACCTACCCGGCCGACAGCACTATCACGATTACGGTGAAGCCGCGTAAAGCCACACGTTTCCCTATCAAACTGCGCATCCCTGCATGGAGTAGCCAGAGCACTCTCACCGTAAACGGCGAGCCGGTTCAGGCTATCAAAGCGGGTGAATACGTCAGCATCGACCGCACGTGGCAACCTGGCGATCAATTGAAGCTTACACTCGATATGCGTGGACGCCTGCACCGGCAAAACCACCATATTGCCATCACCCGCGGCCCCATCGTACTCACACGCGATGCGCGCCTCGGCGGACCGGACAACAGCATGCCGGTAACACCTGTAGTCAATAAACAGGGATACGTTGATCTGACGCCCGTACGCGGCGCTACCTGGCTACAGTTGAAAGCGCCATTTATAATGGAATCTTATAAGGAAGGCGGTTCCGGCACCACTACGCTCACGTTGTGCGACTACGCATCGGCGGGTAATACGCAAAGCGAGGCCTCACGGTTCAGGGTGTGGCTGCCGGTGTTAGTGGATCCTGCGAAGGCGGAGTAG